Part of the Ictalurus punctatus breed USDA103 chromosome 9, Coco_2.0, whole genome shotgun sequence genome is shown below.
attcctctttccctaatatttcatttttattttgtctttttaaatagcTGATGCCACACCGTACTGGGACATAACAGCAGGTATGTAGATGGTAAATATAGATGAGCGATCCACTACAATAGCTGAGTGTTAGGATGTCTCTTATAGCACCAGTGACTCAGCACGTGTGTACGTTGTCCAGACAACAGGTGAggtttcattattaaatatttaaattattaaaccattaaattattaaacactGGTGCTAATCTCAGAATTTCACAACTGAGTAATGAAGTctataaaatggaaaaaaaaagttctgagaAAAAATTAACAATTAAAGAAACCCTTTATAACTCCATTATAAGGGCCAGAAATTCAGAGTACTATATATATTGTAGTGACATTAGATTTACAGCCTTTGGCAGACCAACTTTATcaagagcaacttacatttgcacaactgagcagttgagggccttgctgaagggcccagcagtgattGCTTGGCAGTTAGTTACAGATACAGTTACATAGCACTTTTCTATGCATTCAAAGCGCTTTTCATAGTATGGTGGGGGGGAGGGATCTCCTCAaacaccactagtgtgtagcgtccaactggatgatgcgacggcagccatagtgctccagatctcccaccacacaccagttattagtggagaggagagcgtgatgtagccaattcagagatggggattattagggggccgtgatagagaagggccagtgggggaatttcaccaggacaccagggttatacccctactcttttaccatAAGTGTCGCGGGATTtgtaatgaccacagagagtcaggacctcggtttaacgtctacAAAAGATGGCGCTGTTTTAACAGTTTAGAGTCCACATCAGTATACTGAGCCATtacactaataccacttccagcagcaaacTTAgctttccccaggaggtctcccatcgaGGTACaagccaggctcaaccctgcttagcttcagtggcacaccaggcaagaactgcagtGAGATAGTGCTCTAGCGTTgctgggattcaaactcatgaccttccaaacCAACAATTTACAaaccaacatcttaaccactgcaCTACCATTGCCATTTCACCTCAATGTCATTTAATTGTAATAATGGTAtgagttataattattattgtctGTTGTAGGTCATTATTCCTGCCGGTATAACTGCGGCTACAATTTGGGTTGGTGTTCCTGCTCCAGCTCCTGTCAGTACTACGGAAACTGCTGTCACGATTATTACAGTGagaactatttattattattttttttaaaaatctagttaatgtaataaagtttaaaaaatctagTTAACGTaagatatatgtatttttttagtcctaaattaacattactatttattatgaaatgtttcaatcggtaaatttaaaaaaaaaaaagattttacttttacttttgtatttttttttttcttttcgttcttTCCCTTGTTGATAGGATGCAGAGttataaacagatggaaagcgctagtgacagtgtgaaatcagtggtagtgtttacaaaaatgcagactcacagaaatgtgatgtttaatacatacagtgtgaactttttaccatttttcCTATAGATTATTGTTTCACCCccacaacaacaccaacaacaacaccaggtaaaaatgtaattgtctTTAACCGGTGTATTCTCAGTAAAACTGCTCTGTCTCCTccattatttctctttatttggaTCTAGAAATCGTTTCTGTTTCTCCATTCTAGACCTTCTTCCATTCTTTAGTTTCCTATTTACTTAAACGTCTCTaactgaatattttctcactgtgtTTAAGAACCCACGACGACCGAAAGCTTTCTGACAGAAGGTAATGTTTCAGTAACAAATACTGATGtactgaatcagcaatcatgttaatgttaaatgaatgaattgattttgatttgatctactattaaatgtcagatttgtttagtttaatttatttcatttgatttgacttttttatttatttatagattatATTAGCTGCAGGGATCGTTGTGGTTTTAATGGTGCGCTCTGTTCCTGCACCAGCTCCTgtcgttactatggaaactgCTGCAATGATTATTACGGTGaggaaaaatatttattcatagttaTTAATTcccataaatatataaaaacacatatttCACATATATATTGTACACATATTAAAACACGGCATGTTTTTATCTGTGCTAATGTATTTGATTTTCTTTGTGTGTCTCGTATAGATTATTGTTTTCCCACAACAACAGGTACAGGTCCTCTGTAAAACCTTCAGTCCTCTGTTTACACTACAGTGACGTTAAGATGAGGCTGTATTTCATATTTACTCTGTTTAAATAGGTTATGACATGACCACAGAAGATATGCTGAAAACAGGTGCATGTTTATTATTCAATACCGTTGTACTGGTGATAATTTATGACAGAGAAACATGATTAACTGATACAGAGGTGATGTAAAAATGTCTTGAATGCATGTTCAGTGAGAAGGCGTCATTAAATGCACTCCATCATTAATAACTGCTTTACTTAACACAGTCTACATACAtaatataccacagcactgttcagTTCTGgatttgtgattggtcagaaggtgttgattaattttaggCAGTGTGACGATGGCCATCTTATAGGGGTACTTATATGTGTGATAGTGTTTAAAACCGTGGTGTGTTTCAGGTGGAGCTCCATGTGGTGGAACTCTGACTCAGTCACGAGGGGAATTTTTCAGCCCCAATTATCCCAATTATTATCCCAATAATGCACACTGCACATGGAGCCTGCtggctggagaactgcaggtggTTTCGTTAAACTTCCCGTTCGTCGAGTAAGAAATCACCTTCCTGTTTCTCACCTACTGATAAATCATACCTGACTTTGTTTAGATCAAATTTATCTTAAATTTATCATTTAAGAATATTTGTCTGTGGTTAGTCTGTAAGGCTAGTTTCATTacactttcttcagtttggAGTCATGCTGTGACTTTATCCGGGTGTACGACGGTCCGACTGCTCAGCATTCACTTTTGGGTACTGTGAGTGGAGATCAGAGAGCTACCTTCAACTCCAGCAGCAGATACATGACCGTCGTTTTCTCCACTGACAGCAGCGCGACTCAACAAGGTTTTCGGGCTGAATGGGCTTTCAAATGTACGTATTTGTTCAActtatttaaattcaatttcagtttgtgtttgtgtgagcagAACTCATCTATCCAACTGTCCAGCACACATTAACCTGCTAATGTCATTGCTACATGCTGTAAAGAATGTCTGTGATATATAAATTCAAAGACATACCTTTGAAATGATAattttgaaatgtgtgtgtttgtgtgtgtgtgtgtgtgtgtgtgtgtgtgtgtgtgtgtgtgtgtgtgtgtgtgtgtgtgtgtacagctgcTCCAATGTGTAAGGACCGATGtggcagcagcaacagcagatgCTCCTGTGAGAGTTCATGTGAACGATATGGAAGATGCTGTCACGATTATTATGGTAACGAACATgtccatttattatttttaaatagtctgtctgtctgcctgtccctTGGTCTTCCTGTTTGTCTCTcgagctgtctgtctgtctgtctgtctgtctgtgtagacaTGTTGGAGTTTGGAGTATGAAATGAAAGTTCtagtgtttattgtatttatttaatttttcagaTTATTGTTACTATGTGACGCCAACTCCTGTACCAGGTGAGCTCTTTACCTTAGCTTGGGTCAGCATGTGGCCTCTTTTACAATTCCAATTgatttaactaactaactaactaactaactaactaactaactaactaactaacagtAACATCTTGCCTTACTTGTAAAACTCttatttacattacagacatttttattacatattttatttatatttatcatttGATCCCAGAATATTGATTATATTTGTCATAattattgaatattttaatgataaatttaattatatgtatgtgtatatttcatAAAATATGCTTTATTATATACTTCatgttggtgtttttatttttatttttattattactattatactTTGGAAAAATTAGCAgagcgatgtgtgtgtgtgtgtgtgtgtgtgtgtgcgtgtatgtgtgtttacactCTACAGCCTGTGGGGGGAGTCTTCAGGGCTCAGGCTCCATCTCCAGCCCTTACTACCCCAGTTATTACCATGACAACGCGTATTGTGTGTGGCAGCTCTCGGCTCCGGCAGGACAGACCGTCTTCCTCTCGTTCCAGGACTTAGAGTCAGTCCATTTCCCAAATTTTACTTTCACTGTATACATCTGCTACTTGTTCAAATTACATCTGAATTATCACAAtaaatcacttatttatttatttatttataataaattcataaatacttttttcataaaaacactATTTTTATGATGGTTCCCTTTGCTGAGTGAATTAATCTATTTATATTCAATATAAATGTACAGctgcggtcggaagtttacatacactcatcatggacttgaatgtcatggcaatattgcgctttcaatcatttctttgaacttttctttttctggggcagaatgattgtacaacatacatcttggttcacaagtttttatttatttggggttttctgtaatcaacacagggtcacaggtcaaaaatatacatacagcacaCCTCATATTTAGTTGAATGTCCCTTAGCAAGTTTCACCTCGAGCAGACGCTTTTGATAGCCATcaaccagcttctggcagaattCTGGTTGGATATTTTGCAATATTCacattatatttctttaattaaaagcGGGGTATTTCAGAAGTAAAACACATCTTGCTatgactttttaaatatatgatttGTTTTACTTCAtctttttaatatttgtgtTAATTGTAGATATGAATtgaataatttgttttaatttttagtAAATCCATCGAGTGCTCTacttatttatctgtctgtctatatctgtgtttgtgtgtgtgtgtgtgtgtgtgtgtgtgtgtgtgtgtgtgtgtagtctggaACACTGCTGCTACTGTgattatgtgagtgtgtatgatggTCCATCCACCGCGTCCCGCTTGATAGGAAAGCTCTGTCAGAATAGCACAAGCCACCTGGACTTCCAGTCGTCCTCGTCCTACATGACCGTGATGTTCAGGAGTGACTACTCTGGGGTTGGGCGTGGCTTTAAAGCCTACTTCAGTTCCTCCCTCACCCAAAACACAGGTACACAGTCCATTATAAAACAGAGTTCTATGAAACACAAAGTTTGATGATaacactttcctctgagtgtgttacgctgctcTGTGTCTCTGCATGAGCAGTGGTTTGTGAACCTTCAGGTGTAGCATGTCTTAGCCCTCACcttccctggttggtagctgttttATGATAAGAGAGAGCTAGCTGGTGGACCAAAACCAAATTAAGGAGAAAATGGTTggaactcaaaaaaaaaaaaaagaaaaaaaaagaaaaaacagcacAGTACACAAATAAAACCAGCTAGTTGAAGCCAAAGCCTACAAAAGGctttgatgatttttttgtcTCGTTCTTGACTTACTTTCATTTAGACTTGACCTTGCCTTCGCCTTGACTCCCTTAAGACTCAGTTTTGACTTGGTCTTGGCTGGTCCTGGTCTTAAACTTGTTTTGGAGTTGGCAAGGTCAGTCTAAAGTAGAGCCATACAGACAATTCTTTATGTGTCCAAAATTCAGGTGATGTGCCCAAATCCTTCCAACCAAGAAAGACCATCTGCCAGAAAAATTTCACCTAAAAACGTCTTAATGCACCAGCAGTAGTTGGATATGCATCATATATTACTAGGAGGCCAAGCAACTTATTCTTATTTTGTgtctttcctcttcttcttcttcttcttcttcttcttcttcttct
Proteins encoded:
- the LOC108261545 gene encoding CUB and zona pellucida-like domain-containing protein 1; the encoded protein is MEFGFMIFLLSSALFGHSSGFTTPDATPYWDITAGHYSCRYNCGYNLGWCSCSSSCQYYGNCCHDYYNYCFTPTTTPTTTPEPTTTESFLTEDYISCRDRCGFNGALCSCTSSCRYYGNCCNDYYDYCFPTTTGYDMTTEDMLKTGGAPCGGTLTQSRGEFFSPNYPNYYPNNAHCTWSLLAGELQVVSLNFPFVDLESCCDFIRVYDGPTAQHSLLGTVSGDQRATFNSSSRYMTVVFSTDSSATQQGFRAEWAFKSAPMCKDRCGSSNSRCSCESSCERYGRCCHDYYDYCYYVTPTPVPACGGSLQGSGSISSPYYPSYYHDNAYCVWQLSAPAGQTVFLSFQDLDLEHCCYCDYVSVYDGPSTASRLIGKLCQNSTSHLDFQSSSSYMTVMFRSDYSGVGRGFKAYFSSSLTQNTARVDCSSDSMNIAIRKSYLDSLGFSWYDLYLDDHRCRASTDNYYVTFNFRLHSCSTRRTTENGRIIYTNNVRAAQPTSGEITRNNTEFPLAVKCVMARDSSVGILYEAKEITNATISGTGRFNTTMAFYPSSSFYYPITDSPYRVNLNQQLYVQVQLTPAEPSLHLFMESCVASPNHDYSSRTYDLIRNGCQRDNTVNIYRNGNRYFAQFSFSAFKFLRTHNQVFLKCDVIICPDNDYNSRCRQGCRYRRKRSTSSDHHTEVLILGPITLKGPEEAEAKTEDKE